One stretch of Microbacterium terrae DNA includes these proteins:
- the nucS gene encoding endonuclease NucS encodes MRLVIARCSVDYTGRLNAHLPLATRLLVHKGDGSLLVHSDGGSYKPLNWMSPPCRLDVEVPDEESASAGVIEHWRVTHAKTGDALLVRIYEVLHDSSHDLGVDPGLQKDGVEADLQRLLAEQVDVIGADLTLVRREFPTAIGPVDLLLRDPAGGTVAVEVKRRGDIDGVEQLTRYLELLGRDPHLAPVTGVFAAQEIKPQAKVLAADRGIRCVTLDYEGMKGIESGAPRLF; translated from the coding sequence GTGCGTCTCGTCATCGCCCGCTGCTCCGTCGACTACACCGGTCGGCTGAACGCGCATCTGCCCCTCGCCACCCGCCTCCTCGTCCACAAGGGCGACGGCAGCCTGCTGGTGCACTCCGACGGCGGGTCGTACAAGCCGCTGAACTGGATGAGCCCGCCGTGCCGGCTCGACGTCGAGGTGCCCGACGAGGAGTCGGCCTCGGCCGGCGTGATCGAGCACTGGCGGGTGACGCACGCCAAGACCGGCGACGCACTGCTCGTGCGCATCTACGAGGTGCTCCACGACAGCTCGCACGACCTCGGTGTCGACCCGGGGCTGCAGAAGGACGGCGTCGAGGCCGACCTGCAGCGCCTGCTCGCCGAGCAGGTCGACGTCATCGGCGCAGACCTCACGCTGGTGCGCCGCGAGTTCCCGACCGCGATCGGCCCCGTCGACCTGCTGCTCCGCGATCCCGCGGGCGGCACCGTCGCCGTCGAGGTCAAGCGCCGCGGCGACATCGACGGGGTGGAGCAGCTCACGCGATACCTCGAGCTCCTCGGCCGCGACCCGCACCTGGCCCCGGTCACCGGCGTCTTCGCCGCGCAGGAGATCAAGCCCCAGGCGAAGGTGCTGGCAGCCGACCGCGGCATCCGCTGCGTCACCCTCGACTACGAGGGCATGAAGGGCATCGAGTCGGGCGCCCCCCGGCTGTTCTGA
- a CDS encoding HAD hydrolase-like protein, which produces MTSRSPWTCVLWDVDGTIVDASDGILRRLKITLEHFGRPAPTRAELVHWIGPPMFQSFQVNVGMTPEQADEAVSFYRVLGKADGYTTGAKLFDGIAALIEDVAAAGVPQATASSKPEVQVVALMDHFDLSTSLTATVGATSDEKTLSAKSDIVAEALRRLQVSGVDTSRPVLVGDRHHDVEGGAEQGVPVIFVRWGFSWPHESDGAQAAVDTVDELRALLLFPEDDA; this is translated from the coding sequence ATGACGAGCCGATCGCCCTGGACCTGTGTGCTGTGGGACGTCGACGGGACGATCGTCGATGCGTCCGACGGCATCCTGCGACGCCTGAAGATCACGCTCGAGCACTTCGGGCGCCCGGCCCCCACCCGCGCCGAGCTGGTGCACTGGATCGGGCCGCCCATGTTCCAGTCCTTCCAGGTGAACGTCGGCATGACGCCCGAGCAGGCTGACGAAGCCGTGTCTTTCTACCGCGTGCTCGGCAAGGCTGACGGCTACACGACGGGCGCGAAGCTGTTCGACGGGATCGCGGCCCTCATCGAGGATGTCGCCGCCGCGGGGGTGCCGCAGGCCACCGCCTCGTCGAAGCCCGAGGTGCAGGTGGTGGCCCTCATGGACCACTTCGACCTCTCGACCTCGCTCACCGCGACCGTCGGCGCCACCAGCGACGAGAAGACCCTGAGCGCCAAGAGCGACATCGTCGCCGAGGCGCTGCGCCGTCTGCAGGTCTCGGGCGTCGACACGAGCCGTCCGGTGCTCGTCGGCGACCGGCACCACGACGTCGAGGGCGGCGCCGAGCAGGGTGTGCCCGTGATCTTCGTGCGCTGGGGGTTCAGCTGGCCCCACGAGTCCGACGGAGCTCAGGCCGCCGTCGACACCGTCGACGAACTGCGCGCCCTGCTGCTGTTCCCCGAGGACGATGCCTGA